The Desulfoscipio gibsoniae DSM 7213 genome contains a region encoding:
- a CDS encoding TIGR01212 family radical SAM protein (This family includes YhcC from E. coli K-12, an uncharacterized radical SAM protein.), producing MNVNNFRYNIYSRHLINKFGQKVYKLPVNLPGSCPNRDGTLGYGGCIFCDEQGSGFDALPNTLSVIEQLRQNKEYFRRRFNANKFIAYFQAFTNTYLPPAQFADNIKCAAEEADIVGISVSTRPDCISEEYLDILSRAQAEKNIDINIELGLQTVNYHTLKKINRGHTLAEFIDAVLRIHRRQFEVCTHLILNLPWDNMSDVIENAKIISALGTRYVKLHSLYIVRGTELGNMYERGEFEIISMNQYIRRIITFLEYLDPNIVIQRLVGKGPQNEVLFCNWDTSWWKIKQELERLLEAEDTWQGKKFDFLNGKALKRAWPNSIN from the coding sequence ATGAATGTAAACAACTTCAGGTACAATATATATTCCAGGCACTTAATCAACAAATTTGGGCAAAAGGTATATAAACTACCGGTCAATTTGCCCGGCAGCTGTCCCAACCGGGACGGCACCCTGGGCTACGGAGGCTGTATTTTCTGCGATGAACAAGGCTCCGGATTTGACGCTTTACCCAATACTCTTTCGGTAATAGAACAGCTAAGGCAAAACAAAGAATATTTCCGCCGGCGGTTTAACGCCAACAAATTCATTGCGTATTTCCAGGCCTTTACCAATACCTATCTGCCTCCCGCGCAATTTGCCGATAATATCAAATGCGCGGCTGAAGAAGCAGATATAGTAGGCATTTCTGTATCCACCAGACCAGATTGTATCAGCGAGGAGTACTTGGATATACTATCCAGGGCACAGGCCGAAAAAAATATAGACATTAATATTGAGCTCGGATTACAAACCGTTAACTACCATACGCTAAAAAAAATAAACCGGGGTCATACCCTGGCTGAATTTATAGATGCAGTGCTGCGCATTCACCGGCGTCAATTTGAAGTTTGCACTCATTTAATATTGAATTTACCTTGGGACAATATGAGTGATGTTATTGAAAACGCCAAAATTATATCTGCTCTGGGTACTCGTTATGTCAAGTTACACTCACTATACATAGTACGCGGCACTGAACTGGGCAACATGTACGAACGCGGTGAGTTCGAAATAATATCAATGAATCAATATATTAGACGTATTATTACTTTCTTGGAGTACCTGGACCCGAATATAGTAATACAGCGCCTGGTGGGCAAAGGACCACAAAACGAGGTGCTCTTTTGCAATTGGGACACCAGTTGGTGGAAAATAAAACAGGAACTCGAGCGATTGCTGGAAGCAGAGGACACCTGGCAGGGTAAAAAGTTTGATTTTTTAAACGGCAAAGCGTTAAAACGGGCCTGGCCTAATAGTATAAATTAG
- a CDS encoding ArsR/SmtB family transcription factor, giving the protein MKETSKYEEPARLLKALAHPTRLCIVAGLMNDSCNVNKMKECLELPQSTVSQQLAILRAQGIVDGVRHGTEVFYKVADEKVKELVKVLLEDDLVVFK; this is encoded by the coding sequence TTGAAAGAAACATCTAAATACGAAGAACCCGCCAGGTTATTGAAGGCGCTTGCTCATCCCACTCGCCTATGCATTGTAGCCGGGTTAATGAACGATAGCTGTAACGTTAACAAAATGAAAGAGTGTCTAGAACTGCCGCAGTCTACGGTATCTCAGCAGTTGGCTATATTGCGTGCCCAGGGTATCGTGGACGGGGTGCGCCACGGTACCGAAGTTTTTTACAAAGTAGCCGATGAAAAAGTCAAGGAATTGGTCAAAGTGCTTCTCGAAGACGATCTAGTTGTTTTTAAATAA
- the murJ gene encoding murein biosynthesis integral membrane protein MurJ translates to MSKQNIFKASTILLVLFVASRVLGFVREQVIAALLGTTLQSDAFVVAATIPFTLSTIIGVSAGNALLPMYTGRLQDASRVYLASTVLFVVGALVTLLTVLGLIFTPQVLDLLAPGFTGEARRTALLCTQIMLPSTVFLTLGFLAKAVLNAHREFTVPAVAPVLQNIVFIALIIPLGGFMGPGLAWCTLAGALVFYLYNLPAMGRFGIPWRPLLDTTDPDVRRVLIMSIPVIITALASRGFVFVDRWFGSHLVEGSIAALNFANRIRELPYGLFVAVVSSVLFPALAAAAERQDMQLLRDRTALGLRLVALITYPSATLMLVLAVPVVRLLFERGAFDTTATIATASALSFYAFSVAAMSASSVLTYTFLSLRDALMPLWVGLAGLSVNIFLDYLLVDRMGHAGLALGNTIGSFVTAILFMFLLSSRLNGFDWRGQGIDQLKIIVATIIFSIILWLVGKYTGLFNENISPWGQLLGMTLAVGTAGAAYLLTLIFLNVKEIIMMKQKFIK, encoded by the coding sequence ATGTCAAAGCAAAATATTTTTAAGGCTTCCACAATTTTACTGGTTTTGTTTGTAGCCAGCCGGGTGCTGGGTTTTGTTCGAGAACAGGTAATTGCTGCCCTGTTGGGTACGACATTGCAATCCGATGCCTTTGTGGTGGCGGCTACCATTCCCTTTACTTTATCCACAATTATTGGCGTTTCAGCGGGTAACGCCTTATTGCCCATGTATACAGGACGTTTGCAGGATGCAAGTCGGGTTTACCTGGCTTCGACTGTCTTATTTGTTGTTGGTGCCTTGGTTACGCTGTTGACGGTGCTGGGATTGATTTTTACTCCTCAGGTGCTGGATTTACTTGCACCCGGCTTTACCGGTGAGGCCAGGCGTACGGCTTTGTTATGTACCCAAATAATGCTCCCGTCAACAGTTTTTCTCACTTTGGGTTTTTTGGCAAAGGCAGTGCTCAATGCCCACCGGGAATTCACGGTTCCAGCCGTGGCACCGGTACTGCAGAATATAGTTTTTATAGCCCTTATAATACCCCTGGGTGGGTTCATGGGGCCTGGCCTGGCCTGGTGCACCCTGGCCGGGGCGCTGGTATTTTACTTATATAACCTGCCTGCTATGGGGCGGTTTGGCATCCCCTGGCGCCCGCTTTTGGATACCACAGACCCTGATGTGCGCCGGGTGTTGATAATGTCTATACCGGTAATCATAACTGCCTTGGCCAGCCGGGGATTCGTTTTTGTGGATCGCTGGTTTGGCTCCCACCTGGTGGAAGGGAGCATTGCCGCCTTGAATTTTGCCAACCGGATTAGAGAGCTGCCCTATGGTTTATTTGTTGCAGTGGTATCTTCAGTCCTGTTTCCAGCTCTGGCAGCGGCCGCCGAACGCCAGGATATGCAATTGCTGCGTGATAGAACGGCCCTGGGCCTGCGTTTGGTGGCGCTAATAACCTACCCAAGTGCAACATTAATGCTGGTGCTGGCTGTCCCGGTGGTTCGGTTGCTCTTTGAACGAGGTGCTTTTGATACAACGGCCACCATTGCCACAGCTTCAGCATTAAGTTTTTATGCTTTTTCCGTAGCCGCCATGTCAGCAAGCTCTGTGCTGACTTATACATTTTTAAGCCTGCGGGATGCCCTGATGCCCCTATGGGTGGGCCTGGCCGGCCTTTCTGTAAATATATTTTTAGACTATCTATTGGTAGACCGGATGGGGCACGCCGGCCTGGCACTGGGCAATACAATAGGATCTTTTGTTACCGCTATTCTTTTTATGTTTTTACTATCCAGCCGTTTAAATGGTTTTGATTGGCGTGGGCAGGGGATCGACCAGTTAAAAATAATAGTTGCGACGATTATTTTTTCTATAATATTATGGCTCGTTGGTAAGTACACAGGGTTGTTTAATGAAAATATATCCCCCTGGGGCCAACTATTGGGTATGACGCTGGCGGTCGGTACGGCGGGGGCCGCCTATTTGCTGACTTTGATATTTTTAAATGTTAAAGAAATTATTATGATGAAGCAAAAATTTATAAAATAA
- a CDS encoding putative PEP-binding protein — translation MSSVTGSHTRTKDGQVILLNAPAYSMDDVENIAASAADGIGLLSTDFMYLNRDNLPEEEEQLEILLRVSRLMGNRPVTVRTLQAHPKTIRAIDSSELSNNCRGVRLGLARPDILQTQLRAIVRASSEGNFRLLLPMVADVTEVIKVKDTINTMHRELCEQNTHSLPDLGIELEVPGALVMAPVLAFEVSFFSISERLKQHTLLAADVNCRNNDLLHDYAPSFLFQISALAEEVRKRRKSVAVTAPLAWQPPAIPLLIAMGVNELVMPPEHIEQARRIIARLTMPKAKLVTSKAMSFWFPDEIQRYAEECLSRLAPGAGC, via the coding sequence TTGAGTTCCGTAACTGGATCACACACGCGTACTAAAGATGGACAGGTTATATTACTTAATGCCCCGGCTTATTCCATGGATGATGTGGAAAATATCGCTGCCTCAGCTGCAGACGGCATTGGGTTGCTGAGCACGGACTTCATGTATTTGAATCGCGATAATCTGCCGGAAGAAGAGGAACAACTGGAAATATTGCTCCGAGTGAGTCGTCTAATGGGCAACCGGCCCGTTACAGTGCGCACGCTGCAAGCCCACCCTAAAACGATAAGGGCTATTGATAGCTCCGAATTATCAAATAATTGCCGGGGTGTGCGCTTAGGTCTGGCACGGCCCGACATACTGCAAACCCAACTGCGCGCTATTGTCAGGGCTAGTTCCGAAGGTAATTTTCGCCTGCTTCTGCCTATGGTTGCCGATGTGACTGAGGTAATTAAGGTAAAGGACACAATAAACACCATGCACCGTGAACTATGTGAACAAAACACACACTCCCTTCCCGACCTGGGCATTGAACTGGAGGTGCCGGGGGCATTGGTAATGGCACCGGTACTGGCCTTTGAAGTATCCTTTTTCAGCATTAGTGAAAGGTTAAAACAACATACTTTGTTAGCTGCGGACGTAAACTGCAGGAATAATGATCTGCTTCATGACTATGCCCCCTCCTTTTTGTTTCAAATCAGTGCTCTGGCGGAAGAAGTGCGCAAAAGGCGCAAATCAGTAGCAGTAACAGCACCCCTGGCCTGGCAACCGCCGGCCATACCACTGTTAATCGCCATGGGGGTAAATGAACTGGTTATGCCGCCGGAACACATAGAACAGGCCCGGCGCATTATAGCTCGCCTAACCATGCCCAAGGCTAAATTAGTTACTTCCAAAGCCATGTCTTTCTGGTTTCCGGACGAAATACAGCGCTATGCAGAAGAATGCCTTTCCCGCCTCGCACCTGGTGCCGGGTGTTGA
- a CDS encoding dynamin family protein, which yields MQNQSIEHFFSGVDKLTQTYLTQEEVPNVVIMGPYNSGKSTLINNLLGHHLSPVNIIPTTPAPVRFSYGERFLARVYFTDRQMHVLTAGELTGLLTRKEPPGGGITNVEVQYKHELLKKLHIIDTPGIDALHEPSSLLSRLPKCEYIVYLLQQRGLNEADRRYIEKLVRSNKPLNISFWINCNLGVYDGTSLKESRQFLRQICATEVPVYLINTMDNQDIIKIQLFIENQAAIFKLRRITDKLRKLDLQIPGIITDSMRANDDAKFMVQFWAAIEQARLIIQGQNMLKTLTPVSQQIASLMEKTDRPAVDPGGVSIVYKTTGPKRDIVLIREKILSLVEQAINDPSLKPYTDSIRQLESLHGQLKKENYLVTAAGGFSSGKSTFFNALMGEAILPAQNSPTTFTITRLKHGVHKKAIINYARQVVIPTHQMENQQAILCRYELATLEHWISDSKLVEHVYAMEKSKNGRLTKITATELLQQIELLKKSFARVKRDFSSKRRPWKSLFKKVPAQMFLSSELADYFVIHFKDTVRQELNLDTPGDRTTLAKIAGSHLALRVSDIVIEHPAESLRLATFVDTPGLDSVYHHHREITTRYLPLSDCFLFFLNGKHILTQPDMGIVKLIHRAMQKERQPSHKLFIIVNFADTLTVQERNNVYSYLQENLVKPSRGIVDPGNIFFISALDALTGRDRIAFPRIMKHLKEHIWELRCANNYRVFMENFKKAMPVQIDPNSQDANKENQLALLKNEVQTLLVKIKQRMAYWQEQITSFNNQEDFRGFREGQKSIKKGFLGLSRTSVTVPSCQDMSTSINMLLNDFHHKWKTHTSDLTPYEVNTTSLQNTIDHLLENFKLTRAHSILSQYINIQESRIESSINDMERQIKINLKSKAPEPERQNISPTALIIAHQYIAKMNQLEKETFGSIQQ from the coding sequence ATGCAAAACCAAAGCATTGAACATTTTTTCTCGGGGGTCGATAAGTTAACCCAAACCTACCTGACCCAGGAAGAAGTGCCTAACGTGGTAATCATGGGCCCATACAATTCCGGCAAATCCACCCTGATTAATAACCTTTTGGGGCATCATCTTTCACCTGTTAATATAATACCTACAACACCGGCTCCGGTTCGATTCAGCTATGGCGAACGTTTTCTGGCACGGGTATATTTTACCGACCGGCAGATGCATGTTTTAACTGCAGGTGAACTTACCGGCCTTTTGACCCGCAAGGAACCGCCCGGAGGTGGAATCACCAATGTCGAAGTACAGTACAAGCATGAGCTGCTAAAGAAACTGCATATAATTGATACACCGGGTATAGATGCGCTACATGAACCATCATCACTGCTCAGTCGATTGCCTAAATGTGAATATATTGTTTATTTATTGCAGCAAAGAGGGCTTAACGAGGCAGACCGGCGGTACATAGAAAAACTTGTTCGCAGCAACAAACCGTTAAATATTTCTTTCTGGATAAATTGTAATTTAGGTGTCTATGACGGTACATCATTAAAAGAATCCCGCCAGTTTTTAAGACAAATTTGCGCAACTGAAGTACCCGTATATTTGATTAACACCATGGATAATCAGGACATTATCAAAATTCAGTTGTTTATTGAAAACCAGGCAGCGATTTTTAAGTTACGAAGAATTACCGACAAACTCAGGAAACTGGACCTCCAAATACCCGGTATTATCACCGATTCAATGCGCGCCAATGATGATGCCAAATTTATGGTTCAGTTCTGGGCGGCTATTGAACAAGCTCGTTTAATCATCCAAGGCCAAAACATGCTAAAAACATTAACGCCTGTATCGCAACAAATAGCATCATTAATGGAGAAGACAGACCGCCCGGCAGTCGACCCCGGAGGCGTATCAATAGTATACAAAACCACCGGCCCCAAGCGGGATATAGTGCTGATACGAGAAAAAATATTATCCTTAGTGGAACAGGCCATTAATGACCCGTCTCTGAAACCATACACCGATTCCATCAGACAACTGGAGTCACTGCATGGCCAACTTAAAAAGGAAAATTACCTGGTTACTGCCGCCGGTGGATTTTCCAGCGGCAAATCTACATTTTTTAACGCCTTGATGGGGGAAGCAATTTTACCTGCGCAAAATAGTCCCACCACTTTTACCATTACAAGACTAAAACACGGCGTTCATAAAAAAGCGATCATCAATTATGCCCGTCAGGTGGTTATCCCCACCCACCAGATGGAGAACCAGCAAGCTATTCTTTGCAGGTATGAATTAGCAACCCTGGAGCACTGGATCAGCGACTCGAAACTAGTAGAGCATGTATATGCTATGGAAAAAAGTAAAAATGGACGGTTAACCAAAATCACCGCGACTGAATTACTGCAACAAATAGAGCTATTGAAAAAATCATTTGCCAGGGTTAAACGGGATTTCTCCAGCAAAAGGCGACCATGGAAATCACTGTTCAAGAAAGTACCTGCCCAAATGTTTTTGTCCAGCGAGCTGGCTGATTACTTTGTTATACACTTTAAAGACACCGTGAGACAGGAACTGAATCTGGACACCCCGGGAGACAGGACCACGCTGGCAAAAATAGCAGGTTCACATCTAGCCTTACGGGTATCTGATATTGTTATAGAGCATCCGGCGGAATCACTGCGCCTGGCTACATTTGTAGATACACCAGGGCTGGATTCGGTATACCATCACCACCGGGAAATAACCACCCGCTATTTACCATTGTCAGATTGTTTTCTCTTTTTTTTAAATGGCAAACATATCCTAACCCAACCCGATATGGGTATCGTAAAATTGATTCACCGGGCCATGCAAAAGGAACGACAACCAAGCCATAAATTGTTTATCATTGTCAATTTCGCTGACACTCTAACCGTTCAGGAAAGAAATAATGTATATAGTTACCTACAGGAAAATTTAGTTAAGCCTTCGCGAGGGATAGTGGATCCCGGTAATATTTTTTTTATTTCAGCATTAGATGCCCTGACCGGACGTGATAGGATAGCTTTTCCACGAATTATGAAGCATTTAAAAGAACATATCTGGGAATTACGCTGTGCAAATAATTACCGTGTATTTATGGAAAATTTTAAAAAAGCAATGCCTGTTCAAATAGACCCAAATTCACAAGACGCTAATAAAGAAAATCAATTAGCCCTATTAAAAAACGAAGTTCAAACATTACTAGTAAAAATAAAGCAAAGAATGGCTTACTGGCAGGAGCAAATCACTTCGTTCAATAACCAGGAAGACTTTCGCGGTTTCCGTGAAGGCCAAAAATCAATTAAAAAAGGTTTTCTCGGTTTGTCCCGCACGTCAGTGACAGTGCCATCCTGCCAGGACATGTCCACCAGTATAAATATGTTATTGAACGACTTTCATCACAAATGGAAAACCCATACAAGTGATCTGACCCCTTACGAAGTAAATACAACTAGTCTTCAAAATACAATTGATCATTTATTAGAAAATTTCAAGTTAACGCGGGCTCACAGTATATTAAGCCAATATATCAATATTCAGGAGAGTCGCATTGAGTCATCTATTAATGACATGGAAAGACAAATTAAGATTAATCTAAAGTCTAAAGCGCCAGAACCTGAACGCCAAAATATTTCTCCTACGGCATTAATAATAGCTCATCAATATATTGCGAAAATGAACCAATTAGAAAAAGAAACCTTTGGTAGCATACAGCAATAA
- a CDS encoding ATP-binding protein has protein sequence MTDFNSIINTLPGLTIYRNILKDPVVKAVIEHLHALTTRTGAIHPAHSYGGVYHLLAMTGNPCNGADAWQNHLLELILNDVNPFSQAAFAPGKNVNIFMPAIQWDLSILRNLYNTSALEIYNATVQALQSFLPDGESPALPVWTVPEPANQECSVLNNQRQQIKENLANTQEWDKLAEKLTHYYATFGCGVFNRYTAFRWQNGALQGICKPDTIKLGDLIGYVDIREQIIANTLQFLNNYPANNLLLYGDRGTGKSSTVKALLNEYWSRGLRMVEVPKKQLAEYQYIIQKLRHTKHRFILFVDDLSFEENETEFKDLKALLEGGIEDKPDNVLIYATSNRRHLVKETFADRTKNDAGREIHTMDSVQEKLSLADRFGITVIFPTPDQETFLKIAVGLAEQRQLPLPQQELRQRALQWSIWHNGRSPRSARQFVDHLEGQLAMEKLA, from the coding sequence ATGACGGATTTTAACTCTATAATTAATACTTTACCAGGATTAACCATTTACCGCAATATTTTAAAAGACCCTGTAGTAAAGGCGGTCATTGAGCACCTACATGCACTGACCACCCGTACTGGCGCGATCCACCCGGCCCACAGTTATGGCGGAGTATACCACTTGCTAGCCATGACCGGCAACCCCTGCAACGGTGCCGATGCCTGGCAAAATCACCTGCTGGAACTAATTTTAAACGACGTTAACCCGTTCAGCCAGGCAGCTTTTGCACCCGGCAAGAATGTTAACATCTTTATGCCGGCGATCCAATGGGATTTATCAATTTTACGCAATTTGTATAACACCAGCGCACTTGAAATATACAACGCTACCGTGCAGGCGCTGCAGAGCTTTTTACCGGACGGCGAAAGCCCGGCTTTACCAGTTTGGACGGTCCCTGAACCGGCAAATCAGGAATGTTCTGTTCTAAATAACCAACGACAACAAATCAAAGAGAATTTGGCAAATACACAAGAATGGGATAAGCTGGCGGAAAAGTTGACCCATTATTATGCCACCTTTGGCTGCGGTGTCTTTAACCGTTATACCGCCTTTAGATGGCAAAACGGTGCTTTACAAGGTATATGCAAACCAGACACAATAAAACTAGGCGATTTAATTGGCTATGTGGATATCCGGGAACAAATCATTGCTAATACACTGCAGTTCTTAAACAACTATCCCGCCAACAACCTATTGCTTTATGGGGACCGGGGTACAGGGAAATCTTCCACTGTCAAAGCACTCCTTAACGAATACTGGTCGCGGGGTTTACGCATGGTGGAAGTACCTAAAAAGCAACTGGCAGAATACCAGTATATTATTCAGAAATTACGCCACACTAAACACCGTTTTATTTTGTTTGTGGATGATTTATCCTTTGAAGAAAATGAAACCGAATTTAAAGATCTCAAAGCGCTGTTGGAAGGTGGCATTGAAGACAAACCGGATAATGTGCTGATATACGCCACTTCAAATCGCCGGCATTTGGTAAAGGAAACATTCGCCGACCGAACCAAAAACGATGCCGGCAGGGAAATCCATACCATGGATTCAGTGCAGGAAAAGCTGTCCCTGGCCGACCGCTTCGGCATTACCGTTATTTTCCCTACACCAGATCAAGAAACCTTCTTAAAAATTGCTGTTGGGTTGGCTGAACAACGTCAACTACCGCTGCCCCAGCAGGAACTGCGCCAGCGTGCGCTGCAGTGGTCCATCTGGCATAATGGGCGTTCACCCCGTTCAGCCCGCCAGTTTGTCGACCATTTGGAGGGGCAGCTGGCCATGGAGAAACTAGCTTAA
- a CDS encoding HAD family hydrolase, with product MPLLRAGGREFECDAILLDKDGTLLDFKVMWLAWSRYVIDEIMNGIHYHIKRKVMEMAMGIDLAAWYVDPRGPLAGGTMSGIRKALVKVLLECGMAEANAHDLVTEVYQRSEAAMDWGSLTRPLPGLQGQLKKLRFSNFKLAVVTADITERAKTSLNSLGMINYFDVVIGADLVENSKPAPDMALLSCRLLDVKPERAVVIGDTPRDILMAKDAGAGGIGVLSGVCMREQLYAAGADAVIESVTDLS from the coding sequence TTGCCTTTATTGCGTGCCGGTGGTAGGGAGTTCGAATGTGATGCTATACTTTTGGATAAGGACGGTACTTTACTTGATTTTAAAGTAATGTGGTTGGCATGGTCCAGATATGTAATTGATGAAATAATGAATGGTATTCATTATCATATCAAACGGAAGGTCATGGAGATGGCTATGGGGATAGATTTAGCTGCATGGTATGTGGATCCGCGTGGTCCTCTGGCTGGAGGAACTATGTCCGGCATACGCAAGGCTTTGGTGAAAGTTTTGCTGGAATGTGGAATGGCTGAAGCTAACGCGCATGATCTGGTGACCGAAGTATATCAACGTTCCGAAGCAGCCATGGATTGGGGATCCCTGACCAGACCGTTGCCTGGGTTGCAGGGGCAATTAAAGAAGTTACGCTTTAGCAATTTTAAGTTGGCTGTTGTGACCGCAGATATAACTGAAAGGGCTAAAACATCGCTAAATTCCCTGGGCATGATTAATTATTTTGATGTGGTTATAGGGGCGGATTTGGTAGAAAATAGCAAACCGGCCCCGGATATGGCTCTTTTAAGCTGCCGCCTGCTGGACGTAAAACCGGAACGTGCGGTGGTTATCGGGGACACGCCCCGGGATATTCTTATGGCTAAGGACGCAGGCGCGGGCGGCATTGGGGTGCTATCCGGTGTTTGTATGCGGGAGCAACTGTATGCCGCCGGTGCGGACGCCGTTATTGAGTCAGTGACGGATTTAAGCTAG
- a CDS encoding phosphotransacetylase family protein, with protein MKNLFVMGNPDSGKTAVILGLAQKFKELGNRVGYFKPIDNGRKTATGKVPGGDAVLMKHVLGIEASLGEISPVKAGPSYLTRIEENAYSMQDVKSAYTEIARDCDIVLIEGAVHPYALSSVGLDSVTLAGELNAHAITVQRVDDDYSLDLAIFYNRYISGQGINLLGTIFSNVPRQLLAKTEGVFRPAIEKSGFKALGVIPSRPEIASPTVNEFRERLGGEVLVGQENMDRLVEDVVVGAMTMDSALTYLRRSANKAVVMGGDRSDLALAALETHTSALILTGGLYPDVGVLARAGEKGVPVILTYQDTYTVIEMIGQVSRNLKPTDKEGIAVTLDNINQYCDWQYILDAI; from the coding sequence ATGAAAAATCTGTTTGTCATGGGTAATCCGGACAGTGGCAAAACGGCGGTTATTCTGGGATTGGCACAAAAATTCAAGGAACTGGGCAACCGGGTAGGTTACTTTAAACCAATAGACAATGGAAGAAAAACTGCTACCGGGAAAGTACCCGGCGGCGATGCCGTTTTAATGAAACACGTGCTGGGTATAGAAGCATCCCTAGGGGAAATCAGTCCGGTTAAGGCTGGACCTTCTTACTTAACCAGGATCGAGGAAAACGCATATAGTATGCAGGATGTTAAATCAGCTTATACAGAAATTGCCAGGGATTGTGACATTGTGTTAATAGAAGGGGCCGTTCATCCTTATGCTCTGTCATCGGTGGGACTGGATTCTGTCACCCTGGCTGGTGAATTAAATGCCCATGCTATTACTGTGCAACGGGTAGACGATGATTACAGCCTTGATCTGGCTATATTTTATAACCGTTATATTTCCGGTCAGGGGATAAATTTGCTGGGTACGATCTTTAGTAATGTGCCCCGTCAACTGTTGGCCAAGACGGAGGGTGTTTTCAGGCCCGCAATAGAGAAATCAGGCTTTAAAGCCTTGGGCGTTATACCCAGTCGCCCGGAGATTGCTTCTCCCACCGTCAATGAGTTTCGGGAAAGACTGGGCGGTGAAGTGCTGGTTGGTCAGGAAAACATGGACCGGCTGGTAGAGGATGTAGTAGTGGGTGCTATGACCATGGACAGTGCACTGACCTATCTCAGGCGGTCAGCCAATAAAGCTGTGGTTATGGGTGGCGATCGTTCGGATTTGGCCCTGGCCGCACTGGAAACCCATACCTCGGCACTTATATTAACCGGTGGTCTATATCCTGACGTGGGGGTGCTGGCCCGGGCGGGTGAAAAAGGAGTACCCGTGATATTAACTTACCAGGATACATATACAGTGATCGAAATGATCGGTCAAGTATCCAGAAATCTAAAACCCACTGATAAGGAAGGGATTGCGGTAACTTTAGATAACATAAACCAGTATTGTGACTGGCAATATATACTGGACGCTATTTAG